The Syngnathoides biaculeatus isolate LvHL_M chromosome 6, ASM1980259v1, whole genome shotgun sequence genome has a window encoding:
- the phlda2 gene encoding pleckstrin homology-like domain family A member 2: protein MKMSAAEISQVLKEGELEKRSDNLLQFWKRKTCVLTPDSLNMYTDTHKRSRGKELKLQCIKKVDCVERTGKFVYFTIVTTDNKEIDFRCPGEDNCWNAVITMALIDYQNRKAIQDFKTRQDNESTSPGQQERRMARAP, encoded by the coding sequence ATGAAAATGTCTGCGGCCGAGATCTCCCAGGTGCTCAAAGAGGGTGAGCTGGAGAAGAGGAGCGACAACCTGCTCCAATTCTGGAAGAGGAAGACGTGTGTCCTGACCCCCGACAGCCTCAACATGTACACCGACACCCACAAGCGCTCCCGGGGCAAAGAGCTCAAGTTGCAATGCATCAAGAAGGTGGACTGCGTGGAGCGCACCGGCAAGTTTGTCTACTTCACCATCGTCACGACTGACAACAAGGAGATCGACTTCCGCTGCCCGGGCGAGGACAACTGCTGGAATGCGGTGATCACCATGGCCCTCATCGATTACCAGAACCGCAAGGCCATCCAGGACTTTAAGACACGCCAGGACAACGAGAGCACGTCGCCGGGCCAGCAGGAGCGTCGCATGGCGAGGGCACCGTGA